TTAGGGGCGACGGTGCTGTTCGATTAGTTTGTCGAATAACCACGTCTCTCGAAAACCTCCAAGTGTGCTTGTCTATTGCCTTGGAACGTTTCTGCGATCAGCCTCCTGGCAACGGGGGGACTTTGAAGGGTTTGGCTTCTCCCTTTTCTCATTGTCTGACGTACCTTTTTGTATGTTGTATATGTATACGGCAAATGCATATGGTCACTGTATCGAGTAACCGGATACTGCGCGCTGCAACCTACGTAGAGAAAGGCGGAGTTGGAAAAACAACGACGTCTGCACACGTAGCTGTTGCAGCTGCACGGGAGCACGACCTCGATGTGCTCCTTATCGACTTGGCCGGGAAACAAAACGATTTGTCGACCCACTTTGGGATGAACGACGAGGTCGAAGATATCGATGCTCCAATCTCTGCCATTTTCGGCGAAGATTGGGAATTCATTCGAGAGAACATACCGGACGTCGTAGATCGTATGGTGTACGATACTGGGGAGGGCATCGATCTCATCCCCGCGGATCCGGGACTCGGCGGTGCGGATAACAACCTTGCTAATGTTCCCGTAGAGGAACGGTTTTCAAAGCTAAATGAGTTCATTACTCAAGATTTGAGCGATCGGTACGACTTCGTGTTGCTCGATCTACCGGGTAAAGAGGACAACATCGCTTTGAACGGTCTGTTCGCCGCTCGGAACGTCATTGCGCCGCTCAAACCCGGCGCGTTCGAGCGTAATCAGTTAGATAATCTTCGTGACGATCTCGTTGACCTCCGCGAAGAGCACCCGATCGATCCGCAACTCGTCATGGTCATTCCGACGATGGTGAAGAGTTCGACGAACTTGTCAAAGGAGTTCGTCGACGAACTCAAAGAGGCGTATCCAAATCAGGCGGCTCCAGTCCCCGTTCCGAATTCTCAGGACATTTCGAAAAAACAAAACAAAGGCTGCACACTCTTCGCAGTCCCTGAAGATGAGCTGTACAACACGGGTCAGCGTGTACTAAATGCGTATCGAGAGAACACCACCGAACTCCTCAACCGACTTACAGAGACCAATGAGCCAAGACAAAGCAGAGAAGCTCCTCCAGAGCAGTAAGAACCAGAAGCGTTCAACGTCCGAACCGTCACCGAGTGACGAGGCAGTCGAACTCACGCAAACAATCCAGGAAGCCTACGAAGCAATTGACGACGGTGATGCCAGTTCGAACATCACTGTTCGAGATACGAATCTCGCAGCACTGTTTCACGGACTCGAGGAATCCGGTGACCTTGCAAACGTTGCGGCTGCCGCTCGCACGGAGTTAGACCGTGAAGACGACCCTACTGTGAATCGAAGCCAGACTATCGGGGATCTCATTCGAGTCGGATTGCAAGCGGTGGCTCCTGAGACGGTTGACCAAGCGATGGCGGCGAAAAAAGAGTATCTCTTGTCCAGGGAAAACGAATTCTGACTTCGTAATCTGATTCCCCTTCCCGATTGTACATTCTGCATCTATCTCCTGAATATGTATGCTGAATACGTATACGTGGTATGTCTGCTAGTTGCTGATGCTGGCTCACGAGCCGCGTTCAAAGGGTGTCTCGTTTGACCCCGATTTTACCGGTCTAATACTGCATCCGTATCTGGTATCTCTATGTTGTATACGTATCTAGTATCCATATGCTGACTCTATGTTGGATACCCTCCTCTGATTTCAGAATACACTATCGCGTCTCCCCGGATGCAGATTCGAATCCTGAATACTTCTTCTATATCGAAATTCTGCTTATGAATATTGAATACGCATACTGCATATGTTTCTTGTATCTGAATACTCACTCAAAAGACGCGGGAGTTGGCCATCACTGCCGCCCTCCCGATGCTCACTACCCGCCGTCGCAACTCCGCATTTCGTGAGTGGCTGAGTGACATAAAAATACGTGAGGCGGTTATTCGAGACAGCGCATAGATACCGAGTTACCAAGTCTGCCTATGTATTTGGACTATTTTTGATCGTATTGTAGCGGCGGTCGAAGATCTCGGAGAATCTAGTTATTGTCGTATGGGGAATTCGATGGTATATACCTCATGCCGCTATATGGACTTCTTGGACCGGTGGTTAGGTGCGTCACAGCTCTTCCAGGGAGCAGGTGAGGGTGACTGTCGACCTGCGACTGGACAATTCGGAAACCGATGTCATCGCTACTGCGCTACCCCGTTGCGGTGGTACGATGGCCGAGGGACTCCCTCCCCCTCAGCTGTCCATCACTCGTTCCGCCGCTCTCGATAATCCGGGAGCATGTCGTCCTGCATTACCGCAGTTCGACCACCGTCCGCGAGGATGTTCGCGCCGGTGACGAACGCCGCGTCATCGCTCGCCAGAAACGCGACGACACCCGCGATATCCGCGGGCCTGCCGAGACGACCCACCGGATGAATGGCTTCCAACTCGCGACGGCGCTCCGAAGACATCTCGTCGGTGGTTCTCTCGATGGCGACCCAGCCGGGGTTAACCGTATTGACGCGAACCTGCGGTCCGAAGTCGAGCGCCATCCCGCGGGTCATTCCGTTGATTCCCGCCTTTACCGCATTGTACGGGAAGATGTCCGGCGTGGTTTGAAACGCGTGATTCGAGGAAATGTTGACGATGGCTCCACGGTCCATGTGCGGGAGCGCGTGTTTCGCACAGAGCCAGTACGACCGAAAGTCGGTTTCGAGGACGAACGACCAGTCGTCGAGGGATGCATCGGCCGCGCTCGTTTCGGTTTCCACGCCAGCGTTGTTGACGAGGACGTCGACGCCGCCGAACGTCTCGTCTGTCACTTCGAACAGGGCGGCGATATCATCGGGATCACGCATGTCCGCACGGACGAACTCGGCGACGCCGCCGTCCTCACGAATGTCGGCGACAGTTCCCTCGCCGGCGGCACGAGTCCGTCCCGTGACGACGACGTTCGCCCCTTCCGCAGCGAATCGCCGTGCCACACCTTCGCCGATGCCGCGTGTCGAACCGGTGATGACCACGGTCTGGCCGTCGAACCGGCCGGAAATTGGTTGTCCGGTCATTATTACCACTCCGCGACGGAACCGTCGTCTCGATGCCAGACCGGGTTGTGCCAGTCGACTTCGTGTTCGGCCCGCTCGTGAACCGTCTTCTCGTCGATACTGATCCCAAGACCGGGCGCTGTGGGGAGGTCGATGTACCCTTCATGATAGTCGAACACGTCGGGGTCGGCGAGATAATCTAGCACGTCGCTGGTCTCGTTGTAGTGGATATCGAGACTCTGTTCCTGAATAAGCGTGTTCGGTGAACAAGCGTCGACCTGCACGCAGGAAGCGAGCGCGATCGGACCGAGCGGGCAGTGTGGTGCGACCGCTACGTCGTACGCCTCGGCCATCGCCGCGATCTTCTTCACCTCGGTGATGCCGCCCGCGTGGCTCAAGTCGGGTTGGATGATGTCCACGGTGCCGTCCTCGAACACCTCTTTGAAATCCCACCGAGAGTACATCCGCTCGCCCGTCGCGATGGGAGTCGTCGTGTGTTGTGCTATCTCGCCGAGTGCGTCGTTGTGTTCGGGTAAAACCGGCTCTTCGATGAAGAATGGGTCGTATGGCTCGAGCGCTTCGACCAACCGTTTGGCCATCGGCTTCGGGACGCGGCCGTGGAAATCGACCCCGATGTCGACGTCGCTTCCCACGGCGTCGCGAACCTGTGCGAGTCGTTCGACTGCGTCGTCGACCGCCGTCGGCGTGTCGACCAGTCGCATTTCGGACGTCGCGTTCATCTTCAGTGCGGTGAATCCGGCATCGACTTTCTCCGCCGCAGCTTGGCCGACGTCGGCCGGCCGGTCGCCGCCGATCCACTGGTAGACGCGGATACGGTTGCGCGCCCGTCCACCGAGCAGTTCGTACACCGGTGCGTCGTACTGCTTTCCCTTGATGTCCCAGAGCGCTTGATCGATACCGGCGATGGCACTCATGAGTATCGGCCCGCCACGGTAGAAACCGCCGCGGTACATCGTCTGCCAGTGGTTCTCGATGGGCAACGGGTCTTCGCCCAGTAGATAGTTATCCATCAGTTCCTCGACGGCGGCGCGAACCGTTTTCGCGCGCCCTTCGACGACCGGTTCGCCCCAGCCGACGATACCGTTGCTCGTGGTGACTTTCAAAAAGAGCCACCGCGGTGGTACTTCGAACAGCTCGTAATCGACTATTCTCATTCGTTTGTAACCTTCTCGATGACGTTACTCATAAGTATCGTTGCCGTCGGATGGTTTCCATACGTCTCCGTGACCCTGAACGTGCACGCCGTGATGGTTCCCGCACCGAACTGACGGGTCAAAAGCGGACTTCCCTCGTTGACGAGCCAACCCTCAATGTAGCCGACGTGAACGTCGTCGGATTCCTCGATACCTGTCACGACCGCGTACGGATAGAGGTCGTCAAACGCCCAGCCCAGTCGCCGATCAGTGACGATGTCACCCACTAGCTCGGAGTCGCTGTAAAACAACGAGGAGACGAGGTTCCAGCTCTCGGTGACGGGGAGTTCGCGGAACTCGAAGGGACTTTCGTCGGCCATTGTACCGTCCGAACCGGGGACGAGAAGAACGTTCCCTCCATCCTCGGCAAACGCGCGGACGGAATCGTTCACTTCCGTGACGATGGCGACGTCGATGTCCTCGTTCAGTTCGTGCTGCGTGGCGATACCGTTGTCCGCCGCCGCCACGTTGGGGCTTATCGCACCACGAACGAGCGCCGTTACGCCGTCGTTCGCGGCCGATGTCCTATCGAGAACCCAAAGTCGTTCCGTCGTCGTGACCGTCTCGATCGACGTTTTGAGGGTCGCGGTCACCTCGTCCGTGAAGTCACTCATGCCGAACGTGCTGACGGTGAAAGCGTCAGTAATACGTTCGATGCTTGCACTATCGACGCTGGCAGTCATCGTTCCGGCAGCGTTGAACGCCTCCCACGAGATGTCAGCTTCGATAGGGTCGGCGGTATCGTTGACGACGACCACGTCGATCGGTATCTCGTCGCCGCTCCATGCGGTTCTGGAATGGGGTTCGAGCCGGAGCATTATCGGGCCGTTCACCGATGCGAATTCGTCGCAGAATGCTTTCTCCTCGCGGTAGTAGTCGAGGAGTCCGTTGAACTCCCATTCGATGTCCGAGAACTCGGTGATGACGTAGCCGCCGATATCCTCTCGGGTGCGCATCTGTCCGATAACGTCCGCTATCGAGACGAACTCGCGTTCCTGCCAAACGGCCGCGAGGTCTTCGTAGCCGTCGAACACGGACGAGAGAAACGAATTCTCGAACCGACTGTCTATGCCAGCCGGCCGCTTGATTGGGTCGTCGAAGAAGTCGTGGTCGAACCACGACGGTTCGCTGCCGTATCGGTCGCGAAACGCGTCCACGTCGAAGAGACCCCACGTACCGAACTCCGAGATGACGATGGGTGACTCATCGGGGTCGGTCTCAGTGGCGCCGTAGTTGTCCGCGGGATGCGCGATGATGTGGTCGAGGTCGTCACCCCACGCGTCGGTGCGATCCGGACTGACGAAGTAGCGGTGGTAGTCATTGATGTCCGTGGCGACGTGCGCCCACCCCGAGTTGTCACAAATAGGCCGCGTTGAGTCCCACTCGCGGACGGTCTCGTACAGTTCGGCTAGGTACTGCTGTTTTTCCTCGTCGGTCCATAGCGATTCTTCGCCTTCTTCGTAGTGACCGCCGATACCCCACTCTTCGTTGTAGAGGCTCCACGCCACGACGCTCGGGGAATTGTAGTCGCGTTCGATGAGTGCCCGTATTTGGTCACGAACCTCGCGCTTCGAGCGCTCGGTGTACACCGAGGGGTTCGCCGGTTCCTCCCAGACGAGGATACCGAGTCGGTCGGCCGCCTCGACGAAGTCGGGATGTGCGGGCTTGATGTGTTTTCGAAGCATGTTGAACCCGAGATCCTTCGCAATTCGAATCTCGCGCTCGAAGAGCCCCTCCTCGAAGGGGCGATACAGCGTTTCGGGGTAGTATCCCTGATCGAGCGCGCCGCGGAGCCGCAGCGGTTCGCCGTTGAGAAGGAACCGGTCATCGGTCACCTCGAAGCTTCGCATGCCGAAGTAGTCCTCGTAGCGATCGACGATTTCACCGTCCGCGCAGAGATATATCGTGAGGTCGTAGCAATGTGGTGATTCGGGTGTCCAGTAGCGTGGATTCTCGATATCGAGTTCGACCGTCGGGTCGCTATCACCGAGTTCGGTCGCTGTTTCCGCGACTGTTTCGCCGTCGGATGTGGCGGCAACCGCTGCCGACAGGTCGCGCGACTCGTCGGCCGTCTCGACCGTTAGTTCGACTTCCGCGGTGTCGGTGTCGAGATGTGGTGTGACGCGCGCGCTCGTCGTCCGCGTTTTCGGTCGAGTACGAATCTCCACGTCTCCCCACATACCGCTCACTCGCGTATACCACGGTTTTCCTTGCTTTCCGTGGGGGATCTCCTCGATGTCGTCGGGGTCGAAGACCCGAACGACAACCCAGTTTTCGCCCGCGTGCGATTCGTCCGTTATATCGAACTCGAACGGGAGATACCCGTCACGGTGGCTCCCGATTTCCTCGCCGTTCACCCAGACGGTCGCCTCGTAATCGACGGCCGCGAAGGAGAGCGCGGTTCGTTCGTCCGCGTCGGTCTCCGGTATCTCGATTCGGCGGCGATACCACGCGACCCCCGTGTAATCGAGATACGCTTCGCGCTCCTGCCACGCGTGGGGAACCTCGACCGTCGTCCGCTCCGGCCAATCGGCGTCGGAGACAAACCAGTCGTCGTCGAGACCGTTGTCGTCCGGGTCGAGTGCGAACTCCCACGCGCCGTTCAGCGACCGTTTGGTTCGATACGTTTCTTCGATAGATTGCGTTCGTAAGTATTGTCGTTCGTTCATACACTGTGTTTATATTTCGGTCGAAAAGCCATTCGAATTACGGAGTCGGTCGGTCGCTTCGTGGTCGGCCCTGCCGTCTTCCCGTTCGGCGTCGAAGACGAACTGGTGCAACGAGAAAGCGACTGCGGGGAACAATAGGGCAAAGCCGACGGTCAGCGCGGCCGTCGCGACGAAGACTACGAACGTCAGCAGTCCCGTCGTGAGAACGAGCGTCGGGTGCCCCGTGACCTGCGTGCGGCCAAAGTGGAGTGCCGCGGATACCGACGCGCCGTCGGAGAGCGACACGAACGCTGGGACGAGTACGAGTACCGCGTACAGGGCTGCGTAGGCACAGACGACCGAGAGCACCGTTGCGGTCGTCCCCGAATCGAGAGCGGCGGTTGCGTACAACCCCGCTCCTAGGGCGGGGAGTATCGGAAGCGCGCTCAGCAAGGTCGCGTGAATGCCATTCGTCCGTACCCGTTCGACGACGACACCACGGTCGATACACTCGAACTGGCGGAGCGACCGAATCGCTGTGTACGCGCCGAGTGTCGCGGGGCCAACGGTGACGAGCGGTATCGAAGCGACGAACCATACGATGCTTATCCCGACGAGCGCGGTGAGATGACGGTAGACGAATCGCCCGGTCTTGGTGAGGGCCGTCCGAAGTCGTTCGTCGTCGGCGTTATCGGGGTTCTCGCACATCATCCCTTCGTCCCCTGGATCTGGATGGCGTTGATCAGGTAATCCTGTAGCAACAGGAAGACGACGAATAGGGGCAGTGACGCGATGAGCGTCGCCGCCATCATCAACCCCGGCTGGAACACCTGACTGCTCGACAGCGTCACCAATCCGATGGGGAGCGTGTACGACCCCTCCGACTGGAGGACGATGAGCGGCCAGAGGAACTGATTCCAACTGCTAACGAAGGTGAACAGCGCCAGCGCCGTCAGCGGTGATTTCATCATCGGCAACATCAGCCGCGAGTATATCCGGAACGTCGAAAAGCCGTCGAGGCGTGCTGCCTCCTCTAGTTCGTCAGGGAAATCCCGGAAGAACTGCACGAGCAGAAAGACGCCGAGCGGCCCCGCGGTCAGCGGGAGGATGACACCCGCGTAGCTACTGATGAGGCCGAGATCGGACACGAGCGTGTACAGCGGGACGATGTTCACGTACGCGGGTACCATGAAACTGGCGATGATGACGCTCAACACGAACTTCCGGCCGGGCCAGTCGAGGCGCGTCAGCGAAAACGCGATAAGCGAATCGAAGAGCAGCACCACGAGCGTCGTAATTCCGGCGATGAGGAGCGTATTCAGCGTCCACTGGAGGATGAGCGACTCCGAGAGGACGTACTGATACCACTGGAGCGTCGGTTCCGACGGAATCCAGTGTGGAACCCGCGAAAACATCTCCGAGCGTGGTTTGAGCGAAAGCGAGATCATCCACGCGTACGGGACGAGGAACAACGCTGCCACTCCGTACAGGGCGGCGTACAACCCGACCGTTCGAATGGACGTATCCTCGATTCGGCTCCGTAGCGCGTCGGTCGCTTGCGTGCTCATGCGGAATCACCCGCCAGTTTGTAGTTCACCATCGAGACGGCGATGAGCACCACGAAGAGGAAGTATCCCACCGCGGCCGCGTAGCCGAACTCGTGCTGGTTGAACGCCGCTTTGTACAGATACATCACGAGGGTGTCCGTCGCGTTGCCCGGCCCGCCGCCGGTCATGATAAACACCTGACCGAATATCTGAAACGAGGCGATGAACTGGACGACGGTGACGAACACTAGCGCCGGCTTCATCTGTGGCAACGTGATGTCCCGAAACGCTCGCCATCCGTAGGCACCATCGAGTCGCGCAGCCTCGTACAGTCGCTCGGGAATCCCCTGCCGTGCCGACAGAAGGATGACGAAGTTGAACCCGAGGGTCCACCAGATGGTCGCCAGCGCGACGGCGGGCATCCCGAACGTCGCCGAGTTCAACCAGTTCGGCGGTTCGATACCTATCTGCATGATGTAGTAGTTGAACACGCCGTAACTGGGTGCGTACAGTTCGATCCAGATGAGCGCGACGACGGCGACCGTCAGCACGTACGGACTGAAAAACACCATCCGAAGGAATCGACGGCCTTTCAGCTGTCGGTTGACGCCGAGCGCGAGCGCCAGTCCGAGCATAACGAGTGGCGGGACGGTGAGTACGACGAAGTATACGGTATTCCAGAGCGCGTTCCAGAACATCGGGTCGTTTATCATTCGGACATAGTTCTCGAGGAAGACGAACTCCGACTGCGAGGGATAAATCGCGTTCCAGTCGTGTAAACTCATGTACAGTCCCTTTAGCAGGGGGTACAGGAGGAAGACCGAAAACACCAGCAGGTAGGGGAGCGAGAACAGGATTCCTTCGAGCGTCTCCTGATTCCGTATCTCGGTGTTGTTCTCCCTCGCCGCCCGGAGGCGGCGAACGAGACGGGTTGGGACGGACATCGTTCACTTTTTCTTCAGCGCTTTGTTGACACCCTGTGCGGCCTGTTCAATGCCCTTCTTAGGCGAAACCTGTTGGCTGTATATCTGGGCGAGGTTGTCCGAGATACGCTCCTGATACGTATCCACCGTCGATGTCCGCGGAACATACGCGAGGGCATCGTTGTTGGCCATCTCGGAGAACGTCGAGAGCGTCTTGTCCCACACGTTCGACTGTCGGAGTGTCTTGGACTCGAGAATGGACTTGCTCGCTGGGAGATGCCCTGCCTCGGTTCCCCAGACGTTCGTTTCCTGCGTAAGCCAACGTGCGGCCTCCGCGGCCGCCTTCTGTTTCGCGTCGCTACGCTTCGGATTCATCGGAATCGCGAGCGTGTGGCTGTCGGCCCAAGTGTACTGCTGTTTTCCGCCGGGATAGACGAACGGCTTGAACATACCGAACTCGAAGTCTTGATCCGCGGCGGGTCCGTAGAACCACGTCCCGTTTGCGATGATGGCGAGGTCACCCGCGTAGAACGCCTTTTCCCAACGATTATCGGACATCTGGGGTTTGTCCCAGTTCCACTTTCCAGTCATGTTCGAGAAGTACTCCGCGACGGCGACGCCTTGCTCGTTGTTGAACGCGGCCTGCGTCTTGTCGTCGTTGAGCAGCTGGCCACCCGACTGGCGAAGGAACGCGAGGTAAACGCGGAGGAGTTCCCCGGGACCGTACGGCGTCGGGCTGAACGCCAACTTGTCGGTCTCACTGGCGATGGTGTTACAGGCCTCGGTGAAGGCTTTCGGCGACGTCGGCGGTTTTTCGGGGTCGAGACCCGCTTCCTCGAAGATCGATTTGTTGTAGTAGAATCCGACGGGGTGTGTGTCGAGCGGAAGCGACAGTCGGTCACCGCCCAACTCTACCTGTTTCCAGATGGAGTTCACGTAGCCGGTGGCGGTCTCGTCGCTGACGATGTCTCCCAACGGCTGAAGTACGTCCCGATAGACTGCCAGTTGCGATGCGTGGACGACCGCCAAATCCGGCGCGTTTCCGCCGGTAAGCGCGGTGTATAGCTTGTCGTAGTATTGGTCCCAGGGCAGTCGTTGGCGCTTGATGGTGATCTTGTCGTGGCTCTCGTTGAACTTGTTGACCATCTTTTCCATCGCCTTTCCGTCGCCGCCGCCGAACAGGGTCCAGTACTTGATGGTTTGTTTACCGTTGCCGCCACCGCCACTACCGCCGATTCCACCGAATCCACTACAACCTGCTAATCCGGAGATTCCGGCTGCCCCGGCCGCGGTTACGAAGCTTCGCCTATCGATACGGGAAGTCCCGTTGGTATTGTCTAGCATCCCATACCTACAGAAATAAGCCGACTATATAAATATTCCTAATGATTCATGGGACAGAATATGCGCATAACAGTGCCGATACAAACCATCGCTGCAGTCCTTTTCTTCGCACTACGAGAAAGATGATTTTTAGTTGATGAATCCATAATGAGTACTGGTTATTATAATATCAGTAGAAAAATAACACATACTTTTATATGCAACGGTCATCACGTGACATACACTCACATGAGTACCGTTAGCTTCAACGACGTGCGGAAAGAGTACAACGGCTCTATCGTGGCCATCGACGGAATCAGTCTGGATATCGAGGATGGGGAGTTCGTTTCCATCGTTGGCCCCTCGGGGTCGGGAAAATCAACGCTGCTTCGGATGCTCGCCGGATTGGAGGACATCTCCGACGGAGAAATCTCCATTCAGGAGCGGGTGGTAAACGACGTTCCACCGCAGAATCGCGGGATTGCGATGGTGTTTCAGAATTACGCACTGTACCCGCACATGAGCGTTCGCAAGAACATGTCCTACGGGTTGAAACTCACGAGCGACCTCTCCGACGACGAAATCGACCGCCGTGTCGAATCGGCTGCCGAAATGATGGGAATCGAGGAACTCCTCGACAAACGACCCGGGAACCTTTCCGGTGGACAACAACAGCGCGTTGCAACCGGTCGCGCCATCGTCCGCGACCCGGAGGCGTTCTTGATGGACGAACCGTTATCGAACCTCGACGCGAAACTGAAAGTCCACATGCGAACGGAGCTGCAGCGGATTCAGGAGGAACTGAACACGACGACGATATACGTCACACATGACCAAGAGGAGGCCATGACGATGTCCGACCGTATCGTCGTTCTCGCGAACGGAAACTTGCAGCAGGTTGGA
The window above is part of the Haladaptatus caseinilyticus genome. Proteins encoded here:
- a CDS encoding ABC transporter ATP-binding protein yields the protein MSTVSFNDVRKEYNGSIVAIDGISLDIEDGEFVSIVGPSGSGKSTLLRMLAGLEDISDGEISIQERVVNDVPPQNRGIAMVFQNYALYPHMSVRKNMSYGLKLTSDLSDDEIDRRVESAAEMMGIEELLDKRPGNLSGGQQQRVATGRAIVRDPEAFLMDEPLSNLDAKLKVHMRTELQRIQEELNTTTIYVTHDQEEAMTMSDRIVVLANGNLQQVGTPDEVYHQPVNRFVADFIGSPSMNFFDVELRDGRLVGSEFEYPLSDTFVRNLDAADGDTLALGVRPEYITLDERGTDNGNSIRATVDVVEPVGSDNYVYLHIGEAECILRTPSGVRPSAGSSVNVSFEESSLHLFDEKTGKSAFERRAEYLPTSN
- a CDS encoding ABC transporter substrate-binding protein; translation: MLDNTNGTSRIDRRSFVTAAGAAGISGLAGCSGFGGIGGSGGGGNGKQTIKYWTLFGGGDGKAMEKMVNKFNESHDKITIKRQRLPWDQYYDKLYTALTGGNAPDLAVVHASQLAVYRDVLQPLGDIVSDETATGYVNSIWKQVELGGDRLSLPLDTHPVGFYYNKSIFEEAGLDPEKPPTSPKAFTEACNTIASETDKLAFSPTPYGPGELLRVYLAFLRQSGGQLLNDDKTQAAFNNEQGVAVAEYFSNMTGKWNWDKPQMSDNRWEKAFYAGDLAIIANGTWFYGPAADQDFEFGMFKPFVYPGGKQQYTWADSHTLAIPMNPKRSDAKQKAAAEAARWLTQETNVWGTEAGHLPASKSILESKTLRQSNVWDKTLSTFSEMANNDALAYVPRTSTVDTYQERISDNLAQIYSQQVSPKKGIEQAAQGVNKALKKK
- the dgoD gene encoding galactonate dehydratase codes for the protein MRIVDYELFEVPPRWLFLKVTTSNGIVGWGEPVVEGRAKTVRAAVEELMDNYLLGEDPLPIENHWQTMYRGGFYRGGPILMSAIAGIDQALWDIKGKQYDAPVYELLGGRARNRIRVYQWIGGDRPADVGQAAAEKVDAGFTALKMNATSEMRLVDTPTAVDDAVERLAQVRDAVGSDVDIGVDFHGRVPKPMAKRLVEALEPYDPFFIEEPVLPEHNDALGEIAQHTTTPIATGERMYSRWDFKEVFEDGTVDIIQPDLSHAGGITEVKKIAAMAEAYDVAVAPHCPLGPIALASCVQVDACSPNTLIQEQSLDIHYNETSDVLDYLADPDVFDYHEGYIDLPTAPGLGISIDEKTVHERAEHEVDWHNPVWHRDDGSVAEW
- a CDS encoding carbohydrate ABC transporter permease, whose protein sequence is MSTQATDALRSRIEDTSIRTVGLYAALYGVAALFLVPYAWMISLSLKPRSEMFSRVPHWIPSEPTLQWYQYVLSESLILQWTLNTLLIAGITTLVVLLFDSLIAFSLTRLDWPGRKFVLSVIIASFMVPAYVNIVPLYTLVSDLGLISSYAGVILPLTAGPLGVFLLVQFFRDFPDELEEAARLDGFSTFRIYSRLMLPMMKSPLTALALFTFVSSWNQFLWPLIVLQSEGSYTLPIGLVTLSSSQVFQPGLMMAATLIASLPLFVVFLLLQDYLINAIQIQGTKG
- a CDS encoding glycoside hydrolase family 2 protein; this encodes MNERQYLRTQSIEETYRTKRSLNGAWEFALDPDDNGLDDDWFVSDADWPERTTVEVPHAWQEREAYLDYTGVAWYRRRIEIPETDADERTALSFAAVDYEATVWVNGEEIGSHRDGYLPFEFDITDESHAGENWVVVRVFDPDDIEEIPHGKQGKPWYTRVSGMWGDVEIRTRPKTRTTSARVTPHLDTDTAEVELTVETADESRDLSAAVAATSDGETVAETATELGDSDPTVELDIENPRYWTPESPHCYDLTIYLCADGEIVDRYEDYFGMRSFEVTDDRFLLNGEPLRLRGALDQGYYPETLYRPFEEGLFEREIRIAKDLGFNMLRKHIKPAHPDFVEAADRLGILVWEEPANPSVYTERSKREVRDQIRALIERDYNSPSVVAWSLYNEEWGIGGHYEEGEESLWTDEEKQQYLAELYETVREWDSTRPICDNSGWAHVATDINDYHRYFVSPDRTDAWGDDLDHIIAHPADNYGATETDPDESPIVISEFGTWGLFDVDAFRDRYGSEPSWFDHDFFDDPIKRPAGIDSRFENSFLSSVFDGYEDLAAVWQEREFVSIADVIGQMRTREDIGGYVITEFSDIEWEFNGLLDYYREEKAFCDEFASVNGPIMLRLEPHSRTAWSGDEIPIDVVVVNDTADPIEADISWEAFNAAGTMTASVDSASIERITDAFTVSTFGMSDFTDEVTATLKTSIETVTTTERLWVLDRTSAANDGVTALVRGAISPNVAAADNGIATQHELNEDIDVAIVTEVNDSVRAFAEDGGNVLLVPGSDGTMADESPFEFRELPVTESWNLVSSLFYSDSELVGDIVTDRRLGWAFDDLYPYAVVTGIEESDDVHVGYIEGWLVNEGSPLLTRQFGAGTITACTFRVTETYGNHPTATILMSNVIEKVTNE
- a CDS encoding carbohydrate ABC transporter permease, whose product is MSVPTRLVRRLRAARENNTEIRNQETLEGILFSLPYLLVFSVFLLYPLLKGLYMSLHDWNAIYPSQSEFVFLENYVRMINDPMFWNALWNTVYFVVLTVPPLVMLGLALALGVNRQLKGRRFLRMVFFSPYVLTVAVVALIWIELYAPSYGVFNYYIMQIGIEPPNWLNSATFGMPAVALATIWWTLGFNFVILLSARQGIPERLYEAARLDGAYGWRAFRDITLPQMKPALVFVTVVQFIASFQIFGQVFIMTGGGPGNATDTLVMYLYKAAFNQHEFGYAAAVGYFLFVVLIAVSMVNYKLAGDSA
- a CDS encoding SDR family NAD(P)-dependent oxidoreductase; its protein translation is MTGQPISGRFDGQTVVITGSTRGIGEGVARRFAAEGANVVVTGRTRAAGEGTVADIREDGGVAEFVRADMRDPDDIAALFEVTDETFGGVDVLVNNAGVETETSAADASLDDWSFVLETDFRSYWLCAKHALPHMDRGAIVNISSNHAFQTTPDIFPYNAVKAGINGMTRGMALDFGPQVRVNTVNPGWVAIERTTDEMSSERRRELEAIHPVGRLGRPADIAGVVAFLASDDAAFVTGANILADGGRTAVMQDDMLPDYRERRNE
- a CDS encoding ParA family protein produces the protein MVTVSSNRILRAATYVEKGGVGKTTTSAHVAVAAAREHDLDVLLIDLAGKQNDLSTHFGMNDEVEDIDAPISAIFGEDWEFIRENIPDVVDRMVYDTGEGIDLIPADPGLGGADNNLANVPVEERFSKLNEFITQDLSDRYDFVLLDLPGKEDNIALNGLFAARNVIAPLKPGAFERNQLDNLRDDLVDLREEHPIDPQLVMVIPTMVKSSTNLSKEFVDELKEAYPNQAAPVPVPNSQDISKKQNKGCTLFAVPEDELYNTGQRVLNAYRENTTELLNRLTETNEPRQSREAPPEQ